TTTAATTTGCTGTAAAAGTGGGAAAACGTTATCAGACTAAATCTCCGCGCACACAGAAACCCGGCGAAGGCGCGAAGTAAAGGAGAGATAGAAAAAAGTCAACAATCGCGTCGCATGCGCGCGAGATTCGCGGCAGAAATGGAGACGTTGCTGACTAGGCCGCGTGTTGTCGGTGGATCTGTTGCAGACAAGAGCCTCGGCGACACGGCCTCGGACGTCATCAGCGACAGCTCGGGCGTCGGCACCTCGCAGTCCGACACGACCAACAACTCGCTATCGATACCCGGCACCACCGTCGTCTGCGTCGAGCCCTACAGCGCTGGAATACCCGGGCATCTGGCCATCAATCAGGGTGATATACTCGAAGGTGAGTGCCCGCTTTTGTTCGACTTTTTCCATATCGAGGAGCTTTTATGTATACGAGCTCCTGATACCCTCTGCGATTGGCACTTGGATGATCGATCGTCAAATCGAGGATGGGATCGCTTGTTTTAATCGTTTCATTTCCGCTTCACAGTGACAGGAGCGACGGACTGCGGCCTGCTCGAAGGCGTCCTCCGCGGCCAGGGCACCGGTCTGTTCCCGGCTCACTGCGTGCAGGAGGTCAGGCTGCGTCACACCAACATACCCCTGGGGCCGCAGGCGGTCGCGAGGGAggttgccgccgccgcagccgcctCCAGGAATCGAGTGCTCGGCCGTCGGGAGTCGCAGCACAAGTACTTTGCCACTGCTCCTAGATTAAAGAAACCGTGAGGGAAAACAACAAAGCAGAGACTATGCTACAGAAATGCGGCTCGCTTGCGATTTTCGTATACACATAGAAATGCTCTGCGCTCAACTGTATTTTTTTTGTGGTTTTTTTTGCGGCTTTGTGGTAGATGGTAGTGTCGAGGATTCGAGAACGGAACTCGAGAGTTCGGGTAGTTCCGTTCGAAGATCCGATGACACCTTTATGTGGCTGCGGGCATCTTTCTGTAGACGTCGGGCATGTACCTTATGGTTTTCTTCGACCCTTTCATATCTTGTGTTGATTAGTTTATTGGCTGAGAGTACGACTGGAAATTTTTCATGAAAGGGttgattagtttttttgcCATTTGTTTAGCGCCTAGTTATCTCATGGAATCAAAGTTTGATTGTTGTGCTGATTAGAGTATGATATGCGGGCTAGAAAAAGAATCTGAAAAACGAGAAGCAAGTTAACGTTGTCGCTTGATCGATTGAAACAGAATGTATTATGTTTGCTTTAGGTACATGCGTCACTTTGCTTTGCCTTGAGCGTATATATTGCgttgtataaatatttcattacgATGGGAATATAATTACATAGCAGTAAATTAGTGTTGGGTAAAACTTTGAGAACCGGATAATCGAGTACTTCAATTGTAATTCCATCGTAGCTCTGTACTACTGACATACTAATGATCCGCAGTTTTCATGCTTACGATTCCAGGGTTACGACAGAGCCGCGCACAGTCGTGCTACATCGTTCGCGAAAAGGCTTCGGCTTCGTGTTGCGCGGCGCCAAGTCAACGACGAATCTCACCGAGGTCACGCTGTCAGCCAGGTACCCGGCTCTTCAATACCTCGATGACGTCGACGAGGGTGGCGTGGCCGATCTCGCCGGCCTTCGCAAAGGAGATTTTCTCATCCAGGTATAACGAGTTTGTTAATGAATGTTTTTGTTCCATTCGATTTGTTTCTACTGGTGAACGTCGTTTTAGATTAACGGCGAGGATGTGACGACGGCTCTGCACGAGCACGTGGTCGACCTGATCAGGAAGTCCGGCGAGCTGGTGCGCATGACGGTCGTGTCGCCGGTACTCAGTCTTCCTAACTCGCAATTGGCAGCCGCCCTGCCGACTAGTCAGCCGATCCAGAGGCAATACGCGACGCTGCCACGCAAGACCAACAACAGCGTCGTCATCGGTGGCACCCTCGGCCGATCGCCCGCGCCGATGCCGCCGCGCAGAGACCCAAAGACTACACTCAGCGTCGGGAGAGCCAGGGCTCGATCTATGGTCGCCGGCCTAGGTAACGTAACAAGCTCTATacctttcatttttttaaagaatgtttttaattgttaACGTACGAGCTTTCAAGTCGTATACAATTTGGTCCAAAATGCCGTATAATACATCAGAATTTATGTCAGAAGGTGGCGGCGAGAAGGACGATCGTGACGAAATGTCGTCGAACTGCGCTAAATCCAACAGTTCCGAGTCGCTGCACTTGAACCAACCAACGACGCCGGGAGGTAACGCCAATCAGAATTCATCCTCACAACCAAGAACAGCGAGCATACGCTCGAGACCGACATCTAGTCGGATTACCGCGGCTGAACTCGAGGTAAGTCAGCGACGTCAGCTAACACAAATGCATACCTGAAAGAAGCTCTTTCGTTGCACAAACGAGCAGTCGAATGTTAATAGAGCAAAATGAGAAATGGAAAAGGCACTCTGGCCATGACTAGGCTCTTTGTGGCTTTACGCCCTTCAAGCTCGCGATGACCGAGCTCGAAAACCGTAGAAAGCACGTGTAtgttatatataagtatagttTGAGCATACAAAGTTCATCGGAGCGTTATGCTCGTATTTATTTCactgtttaattttttttttattcaattattttttacttaattatttattaaatatttgcaTCCATATCCATGCATGTGGTGCACGATGAACGCACTCAGAGAATGACGTGTTTAATACAAAAAGTACATCGATAGTCTTGTGTACATTGAAGAAATTTACTCTACCCGTAGAATCatctttgaatattttttcataaagtaGCATTTGGAACTCGCCTTGCATTCGTATTCACTGTTCACTGTCGATGGAATGCCATAATGTTTTCGTGGTTTCATTTAACCGTCACAAAACAGCATGATagtcattttcattttcaagaAAGTATAAAGTATCATCAGTAATGAAAAAATGAGTAGTTCTGCAGACATTTTTATCTAAAAGCGACACGTCAAGGGATAAAGAACACAAGTCGTCTCTGAGTGCGTGATGTGAACGGCTTGAGCATCGTCCGTTATCCTTTTCTTTGCAGGAGCTCTTTCAGCGACAACAGGGCGCCAACGGCGCTGCTAGTAGCATGAGCAGCGCCATGAGCCCCAGCCACTACGGCTCGACGATGCAGATGAACTCGAGCTCGCACTTTCCCAGCGGCACGATTAGCACCAAGTCCCATTCAACTTCGCCGGCCAAGTCCGGCCGGGTCTACGCCAGTGTTGCCGAGATGAAGCGCAAGGGCAAAGTAAGGACCACTGCGAGACGACAGGGGTCGAAGGCCTCAGGGTGGAACAAATCTTGCAAACTGCGATTGAAAGAGCTGTCGGTTTGCGTTGCTTGACAAATGTCATCTCTAGTAAAAATAGCTAAACTTTTTCATTGGACAGTTCTTTCAACagcttgtaaaaatttttgcCCGATAATCTACCGGTTACTCCTCTTCGAAAACAAGCCACCTTGTTCCCGCCGTCTTTCTTATTAACTagatttttctaatttattactaaaaattGCTGACGCTATTTTGCTAATCAAAGCCTCGACTTTCCAAAGTTTAACCCGAAGGAGGCTTCGAAGATTGTAACAAAAAGAAGCATGACTTTTTCTCTTCCGGTTAATGGTGGATATGTTTGCATGTTCTCTGTTGTAGTTGACTTTGAGCAAGTCCAATATTAATCGTGGGTCGTTCGACGGATCTCGCGACGAGGAGGACAACTTGTATTATTGAACCAGTGCTACTATAATATACATGTacataaaaaggatgctaacATTTCATAGATTTATACCGATCAATAATACAATTATGATATactaagcgctttggttttaatctTAAGCAATCACTAAGTTGATAACTTGAGTTATTTAATAGTTAAGAGGTGCGATTGGTGTGTATTTATGCGGTGAATTGCATCCCATGGTATACTTTTTTACTAGCATGAATTGCATTTTTCGCATGAAGTTATGCTACCTTTCCAGGTGATTAAAGCTCGTtgaacaaataattttttcacttttgcattatataattacttagaaataatatttcaaagaaaagaatttatttttacaaatattcgtcagtaaataataaaataataaaagttcaaaggaaaattttcaacactgTACACTTCTGAATTTTTTTACACATTTAAATGACACAGAGTTTATAAagcaaatatatttaataattatcacTGACAGCACTGCTAGTTAGTATTTTATCACTATCCAGGGGACATAGGTAAATTTTCCACTAACTCTCCACTATCTCTTTTTATCTCGTATGTACATAGTGAatctttatatataaaattattcttgCTCAATTTTTTgaagtatatataaatataactctttattataaaattaatgtaGATCAGAAGTATATTTTCTAACATAATATTCTAACTTGCTACCTACTTTTGTAGAATCTATAGaggaaaaaagattttatcaattaaattttccaCATTCAAGTTGAATCTCTTTCTAATTTCGATAATTATGATTGATTCGAGTAATATTTAAAATCctactttttcaaaataatgatCTCCTCTCTACTAAACACACGCTCCATCACGCAAGCACGCGATTACGTAGTACTCGCTTTTTCGAGTATCTATTCACAGTTAAATATGAATTACCGCAGCAAATCAAACGTATTTAGCTACTTAAATCACGTGAAAGCACTAGGATCACCAAGTATTCCTTTTACAGAGGAAATTACGTCTTTGCTGATAATTCATAGTTGACTCGATCGACTAACACCAGGTCCCACACTCACACTAACCAGTCCAAAAAACCAAGCCCGACCATCCCTATCCAGTGACTAACCATCTCGGCTTGCTATCCTTGCAGTCGTCGCGAGTGCGCTTTTTCGGCGGTCTGGGCGGCGGCTCGGAGCTGCACCGCGACTTCCACAGCACGCCCGACCTCAACGTGCAAGCACAGATCGGTGTTGGCGGAGGCGCCGCGAGCCTCTTTCCCAAGGGACATCGCAGCCAGGAGGACGTCAACGCGGCTCTCGGCAGGAACGGACTGCCGCCACCGAATCACCCGCCACCACCGCCTCCGGTCGGGCAGGTCGTCAAGGTCAATGTGGGGGCACCGGTACCTGACGTAGTCACGCCAGCTTCTGTCTACGATAACATGGCCCACATACAGCAGGTCAAAGGTATGTAAATCGGCTTTAGTTTctgctttttataacaaatatccTTGCTGCTGTGTTTGACAACGCGTGTACCTTTCGTTGAACAGAACTCGCCGCAGCGACAGCGGAGAACAACTACGGCGTGATGTCGAGCTTCCGGCCATCCAACAGTGCGAAGCTCTACGCCTCTCCCGAGGATATGAAGACGGTAGGCTATCGCTCGCTCAGTCTGCCCAGCCACTCGACGCGCTCCCAGCTGCGAAAATCCCACAGTCTTCGAACACCCAATGGCGCCGGCAGCGCCGCTACCTTCAAACCTGGTCCCGGTAATCAACTAGCTAACGGCGCGAGTCAGGCTAACGGTGTCGCGACTGCGGCTACTGCTGGCGGTAacggcaacaacaacaatcAATACGCACAACCGCTCAAGAACGGCAGGAGTCACAGCACTGTCGGTATCatgagggagagaaagaagaagtcCAGCTTGACCACCAGCTCGTCGGCTTCGAACCTATCGGGAGTTTCTGGTGCGTTTCTTTGAAGTGGAAATTTTAACAGTGGCTGAATGGTAAGAATTAACAGATTTTGAATAACGAGAATACTTTTCGCAGGCGGTAACAATCCGAACGGCGGCGCGTCGGCACCACCCATACCCGAGCCCGACTACAGCTTGAGTGAGTCGGAGAACGACGAGGACTTGACGGACGAAGGCGACGAGTCAGAAATCGCTAAGGAACTGGAAAAAGCAGCGCAGCGTGAGAAACTCGAGTCAACGCGCGAAACGTCTGGCAACTCCAATGCCTCCGCTGGCAGTGGAAGCAGTAGCAGCTCCTCGGGCTCGGGCTCACTACCTCACTCGTTCAGTGTCGAAGAGATCCAAAACGTCCGCAAGCAGCTAAAGGTAAATGTTAAGCtcattcttttaaaaaatagagTCTTACTATTTCTTCGAGGCTATAGCTGACTGATTATCTACTTACTTAGACTCAACAGTCCCTTGTGGAGGATGGCGACAACAGCTCTAGCGGCGTAAGTTCTGATCAGGATGTACCTGTAGGGCCTCCTACTGGCTTTGACGACACGAAAGCTCGCAATAACGAGGCCAATCACCATCAGCATCAGCACGTACATAACCAAGGTTTGTCCTCGCAATTTGCCCGAACCATGCTAATGCTTTACGCAGTTATTTGatcgttttaaaataataattgactCTCGATTTCAGCTCATGCcgacaaagaaaataatagcGTGATGGTGGTCAGCAGTGGTTGCGCGCAGAAGAGGGCGAGCTACGGTGGAAGCGGTTTGCTAACGAGGCACGCAGTCAGCCTGGCCCAACTGCCACCACCAATCGAGGCCGATGCCGAGGAGCAGGGCAATGACCTGTTTGTACCACCGCCACCCGAGTTCAACGCCGATGGCACACCGATCACCGGTACTGGCGCTGACGAACTCGTGTTCGCGCCACCTCCGCAGTTCTGTGACAACGGCAAGATCCAaccgcagcaacagcaacagcaacgcGTCAAAATTATCGGGGCCATACCCAAGGCACAGAGCAACAATAATCAGGTCAAACCGCCTAGTGGACGACTACACAGTCAGTGAGACACGGTGGGCAGCTCCAAAAAACGGGAGGAAGTCCGCGAGGCGATCACAAGAATGGATTTTTAGAAGGAAACGTTAGGCTCGCAAACACGTTGAATAGAAAGTAAGGGGTGTTTTAGATTGGAATATTAAAACTGTTGACTGTGAgaaagtataaaattaaaagcaGATTACAAGTATGATACAACTTTGAGTTCTATTacgtatatttttgtttttttcttgtaaCACTTAAAAACATTATATCTTTTGCGcgtcaataaaaaatgatgatttaTGTTTTCTCGTAGCTAACAGTTTGTGAATACGATGGAAGATAAAACGTTTCCGACGGGAGAAAAATCCAATAAAATCGTTCAATTAAATATATAGTACACTGTTGCTCTCAATGCACAccatattaaaaaatatgccTGTCTAATTACAAAATGACCATTAGTACTAGTCCTACTACAAAATCTGAGAAAATTGACATTAACAAACTATTATTGATTGAAGCAAAGGTAtttcaagttatttttaaagatttttactCACAATTGAtttagtattaaaaaaaaaaatatttaaaaatcttttaaaagtaaaataatttaatggcaaaatttttgttttagttaataaatatgtttgtTATGTGTAGTTTTTTTCTTGGAATGAGTAGGTATTTGAGATAAACGCAAGAGGCATTTCGCGTCAGTTTTTACTTGCGAAACTCATAGTTAATAAGTCTGTGCAAATCGAGGTCCGTTAATTTTAATTCAGCAAAAAACCATTGCCATAGATTTGATTCTACAGATCTAGATAACCACACTTTTCGATGgatttatacaattttacgTAATTCATGTACAGAACACGTTTGCTCTACATTAAGATTGACTAAATGCAATACAcaactttttacaaaaaaaaaaaattattataattttaattatatctcAGCTGAAAGctagatttaatatttaaatctCAGCTATGGAAtgagtttctttttttgcgTTAAACACTCGCATACAAAACTAAATTTTACGATTACGTGGTAACATTTCTATAAAACTGAGAATATATACATTTTGATGATTCTCGGAgaaagttttaaatatttggaaACAGTGAAAATGCTTCATTCAACATCAATTGTAGAATCGAATCTATGTTGTGAGGTGAACGGAAAAACCGTGATCCATTTTTATTGCAATAGCGGTGGCCTAACAAGGCATGCATTTTTCTGGCATAAGGTTGAGATACGCAAACAAATGTGTGCGCGCAGCGAGGATTTCGAGTATTCTGCTctttaataattgtatgtCCAATACGAGGTTTAGAAAAGCATAATAAAGAAGCTGCAGTGTATGCGTGACAAACCGAGTATGTGCGAACCAC
The sequence above is a segment of the Nasonia vitripennis strain AsymCx chromosome 3, Nvit_psr_1.1, whole genome shotgun sequence genome. Coding sequences within it:
- the LOC100120757 gene encoding SH3 and multiple ankyrin repeat domains protein 1 isoform X6; amino-acid sequence: MEAGPKQAAAPVGSAGSQQQQPQSQQQQQLLDDMVETGPVDDGILLARVHVPELCVSKCLQFPKDQLVWDVKQQCLASLPKEVATWYRELKESFNYGLFYPPVNGKAGKFLDEERRLGDYPFNGRVGYLELKYKRRVYKMLHLDEKQLKAMHTRTNLRRLLDYVANSQVEKIAKMCGKGLDPNFHCQDTGETPLTLATTLKKPSKVIIALVNGGALLDYRTKEGLTAMHRAVERNNLEAVKTLLELGASPNYKDTKGLTPLYYSVIYKTDPMLCETLLHDHATIGAQDLQGWQEVHQACRNNLVQHLDHLLFYGADMNARNASGNTPLHVCAVNNTDSSCIRQLLFRGAQKDALNYANQTPYQVAVIAGNMELADVIKNYQPDEVVPFKGPPRYNPKRRSVAFGGLSTSCSAGNLGLGTLTRLPSGDYHQPLTPSSPVGMSTSLISSSGSSSSGSASNTLTREHFGPSNPSRVVSSADAYLASGSLGRGMSSTPTTPAENQPQQHHHHGTMSRAESHHGCLNRVPSIEKQGSSSGAGSGSTGSAAASSSSNTNTIQRNPSEQQHQQQQRLSSEYQSPAQLREHARLSSSGEHYQNVRIEGLTRLQEHRIELQHRLDIQGGGGGGGLGGLRPLEMPPSPSPSSRSLAPFSSASSSLSEGSNQPSGEDSASIVTDKSLGDTASDVISDSSGVGTSQSDTTNNSLSIPGTTVVCVEPYSAGIPGHLAINQGDILEVTGATDCGLLEGVLRGQGTGLFPAHCVQEVRLRHTNIPLGPQAVAREVAAAAAASRNRVLGRRESQHKVTTEPRTVVLHRSRKGFGFVLRGAKSTTNLTEVTLSARYPALQYLDDVDEGGVADLAGLRKGDFLIQINGEDVTTALHEHVVDLIRKSGELVRMTVVSPVLSLPNSQLAAALPTSQPIQRQYATLPRKTNNSVVIGGTLGRSPAPMPPRRDPKTTLSVGRARARSMVAGLEGGGEKDDRDEMSSNCAKSNSSESLHLNQPTTPGGNANQNSSSQPRTASIRSRPTSSRITAAELEELFQRQQGANGAASSMSSAMSPSHYGSTMQMNSSSHFPSGTISTKSHSTSPAKSGRVYASVAEMKRKGKSSRVRFFGGLGGGSELHRDFHSTPDLNVQAQIGVGGGAASLFPKGHRSQEDVNAALGRNGLPPPNHPPPPPPVGQVVKVNVGAPVPDVVTPASVYDNMAHIQQVKELAAATAENNYGVMSSFRPSNSAKLYASPEDMKTVGYRSLSLPSHSTRSQLRKSHSLRTPNGAGSAATFKPGPGNQLANGASQANGVATAATAGGNGNNNNQYAQPLKNGRSHSTVGIMRERKKKSSLTTSSSASNLSGVSGGNNPNGGASAPPIPEPDYSLSESENDEDLTDEGDESEIAKELEKAAQREKLESTRETSGNSNASAGSGSSSSSSGSGSLPHSFSVEEIQNVRKQLKTQQSLVEDGDNSSSGVSSDQDVPVGPPTGFDDTKARNNEANHHQHQHVHNQAHADKENNSVMVVSSGCAQKRASYGGSGLLTRHAVSLAQLPPPIEADAEEQGNDLFVPPPPEFNADGTPITGTGADELVFAPPPQFCDNGKIQPQQQQQQRVKIIGAIPKAQSNNNQVKPPSGRLHSQ
- the LOC100120757 gene encoding SH3 and multiple ankyrin repeat domains protein 1 isoform X8, which codes for MLHLDEKQLKAMHTRTNLRRLLDYVANSQVEKIAKMCGKGLDPNFHCQDTGETPLTLATTLKKPSKVIIALVNGGALLDYRTKEGLTAMHRAVERNNLEAVKTLLELGASPNYKDTKGLTPLYYSVIYKTDPMLCETLLHDHATIGAQDLQGWQEVHQACRNNLVQHLDHLLFYGADMNARNASGNTPLHVCAVNNTDSSCIRQLLFRGAQKDALNYANQTPYQVAVIAGNMELADVIKNYQPDEVVPFKGPPRYNPKRRSVAFGGLSTSCSAGNLGLGTLTRLPSGDYHQPLTPSSPVGMSTSLISSSGSSSSGSASNTLTREHFGPSNPSRVVSSADAYLASGSLGRGMSSTPTTPAENQPQQHHHHGTMSRAESHHGCLNRVPSIEKQGSSSGAGSGSTGSAAASSSSNTNTIQRNPSEQQHQQQQRLSSEYQSPAQLREHARLSSSGEHYQNVRIEGLTRLQEHRIELQHRLDIQGGGGGGGLGGLRPLEMPPSPSPSSRSLAPFSSASSSLSEGSNQPSGEDSASIVTDKSLGDTASDVISDSSGVGTSQSDTTNNSLSIPGTTVVCVEPYSAGIPGHLAINQGDILEVTGATDCGLLEGVLRGQGTGLFPAHCVQEVRLRHTNIPLGPQAVAREVAAAAAASRNRVLGRRESQHKYFATAPRLKKPFHAYDSRVTTEPRTVVLHRSRKGFGFVLRGAKSTTNLTEVTLSARYPALQYLDDVDEGGVADLAGLRKGDFLIQINGEDVTTALHEHVVDLIRKSGELVRMTVVSPVLSLPNSQLAAALPTSQPIQRQYATLPRKTNNSVVIGGTLGRSPAPMPPRRDPKTTLSVGRARARSMVAGLEGGGEKDDRDEMSSNCAKSNSSESLHLNQPTTPGGNANQNSSSQPRTASIRSRPTSSRITAAELEELFQRQQGANGAASSMSSAMSPSHYGSTMQMNSSSHFPSGTISTKSHSTSPAKSGRVYASVAEMKRKGKSSRVRFFGGLGGGSELHRDFHSTPDLNVQAQIGVGGGAASLFPKGHRSQEDVNAALGRNGLPPPNHPPPPPPVGQVVKVNVGAPVPDVVTPASVYDNMAHIQQVKELAAATAENNYGVMSSFRPSNSAKLYASPEDMKTVGYRSLSLPSHSTRSQLRKSHSLRTPNGAGSAATFKPGPGNQLANGASQANGVATAATAGGNGNNNNQYAQPLKNGRSHSTVGIMRERKKKSSLTTSSSASNLSGVSGGNNPNGGASAPPIPEPDYSLSESENDEDLTDEGDESEIAKELEKAAQREKLESTRETSGNSNASAGSGSSSSSSGSGSLPHSFSVEEIQNVRKQLKTQQSLVEDGDNSSSGVSSDQDVPVGPPTGFDDTKARNNEANHHQHQHVHNQAHADKENNSVMVVSSGCAQKRASYGGSGLLTRHAVSLAQLPPPIEADAEEQGNDLFVPPPPEFNADGTPITGTGADELVFAPPPQFCDNGKIQPQQQQQQRVKIIGAIPKAQSNNNQVKPPSGRLHSQ
- the LOC100120757 gene encoding SH3 and multiple ankyrin repeat domains protein 3 isoform X7, with translation MEAGPKQAAAPVGSAGSQQQQPQSQQQQQLLDDMVETGPVDDGILLARVHVPELCVSKCLQFPKDQLVWDVKQQCLASLPKEVATWYRELKESFNYGLFYPPVNGKAGKFLDEERRLGDYPFNGRVGYLELKYKRRVYKMLHLDEKQLKAMHTRTNLRRLLDYVANSQVEKIAKMCGKGLDPNFHCQDTGETPLTLATTLKKPSKVIIALVNGGALLDYRTKEGLTAMHRAVERNNLEAVKTLLELGASPNYKDTKGLTPLYYSVIYKTDPMLCETLLHDHATIGAQDLQGWQEVHQACRNNLVQHLDHLLFYGADMNARNASGNTPLHVCAVNNTDSSCIRQLLFRGAQKDALNYANQTPYQVAVIAGNMELADVIKNYQPDEVVPFKGPPRYNPKRRSVAFGGLSTSCSAGNLGLGTLTRLPSGDYHQPLTPSSPVGMSTSLISSSGSSSSGSASNTLTREHFGPSNPSRVVSSADAYLASGSLGRGMSSTPTTPAENQPQQHHHHGTMSRAESHHGCLNRVPSIEKQGSSSGAGSGSTGSAAASSSSNTNTIQRNPSEQQHQQQQRLSSEYQSPAQLREHARLSSSGEHYQNVRIEGLTRLQEHRIELQHRLDIQGGGGGGGLGGLRPLEMPPSPSPSSRSLAPFSSASSSLSEGSNQPSGEDSASIVTDKSLGDTASDVISDSSGVGTSQSDTTNNSLSIPGTTVVCVEPYSAGIPGHLAINQGDILEVTGATDCGLLEGVLRGQGTGLFPAHCVQEVRLRHTNIPLGPQAVAREVAAAAAASRNRVLGRRESQHKYFATAPRLKKPFHAYDSRVTTEPRTVVLHRSRKGFGFVLRGAKSTTNLTEVTLSARYPALQYLDDVDEGGVADLAGLRKGDFLIQINGEDVTTALHEHVVDLIRKSGELVRMTVVSPVLSLPNSQLAAALPTSQPIQRQYATLPRKTNNSVVIGGTLGRSPAPMPPRRDPKTTLSVGRARARSMVAGLEGGGEKDDRDEMSSNCAKSNSSESLHLNQPTTPGGNANQNSSSQPRTASIRSRPTSSRITAAELESSRVRFFGGLGGGSELHRDFHSTPDLNVQAQIGVGGGAASLFPKGHRSQEDVNAALGRNGLPPPNHPPPPPPVGQVVKVNVGAPVPDVVTPASVYDNMAHIQQVKELAAATAENNYGVMSSFRPSNSAKLYASPEDMKTVGYRSLSLPSHSTRSQLRKSHSLRTPNGAGSAATFKPGPGNQLANGASQANGVATAATAGGNGNNNNQYAQPLKNGRSHSTVGIMRERKKKSSLTTSSSASNLSGVSGGNNPNGGASAPPIPEPDYSLSESENDEDLTDEGDESEIAKELEKAAQREKLESTRETSGNSNASAGSGSSSSSSGSGSLPHSFSVEEIQNVRKQLKTQQSLVEDGDNSSSGVSSDQDVPVGPPTGFDDTKARNNEANHHQHQHVHNQAHADKENNSVMVVSSGCAQKRASYGGSGLLTRHAVSLAQLPPPIEADAEEQGNDLFVPPPPEFNADGTPITGTGADELVFAPPPQFCDNGKIQPQQQQQQRVKIIGAIPKAQSNNNQVKPPSGRLHSQ
- the LOC100120757 gene encoding protein shank isoform X10, with protein sequence MEAGPKQAAAPVGSAGSQQQQPQSQQQQQLLDDMVETGPVDDGILLARVHVPELCVSKCLQFPKDQLVWDVKQQCLASLPKELKESFNYGLFYPPVNGKAGKFLDEERRLGDYPFNGRVGYLELKYKRRVYKMLHLDEKQLKAMHTRTNLRRLLDYVANSQVEKIAKMCGKGLDPNFHCQDTGETPLTLATTLKKPSKVIIALVNGGALLDYRTKEGLTAMHRAVERNNLEAVKTLLELGASPNYKDTKGLTPLYYSVIYKTDPMLCETLLHDHATIGAQDLQGWQEVHQACRNNLVQHLDHLLFYGADMNARNASGNTPLHVCAVNNTDSSCIRQLLFRGAQKDALNYANQTPYQVAVIAGNMELADVIKNYQPDEVDKSLGDTASDVISDSSGVGTSQSDTTNNSLSIPGTTVVCVEPYSAGIPGHLAINQGDILEVTGATDCGLLEGVLRGQGTGLFPAHCVQEVRLRHTNIPLGPQAVAREVAAAAAASRNRVLGRRESQHKYFATAPRLKKPFHAYDSRVTTEPRTVVLHRSRKGFGFVLRGAKSTTNLTEVTLSARYPALQYLDDVDEGGVADLAGLRKGDFLIQINGEDVTTALHEHVVDLIRKSGELVRMTVVSPVLSLPNSQLAAALPTSQPIQRQYATLPRKTNNSVVIGGTLGRSPAPMPPRRDPKTTLSVGRARARSMVAGLEGGGEKDDRDEMSSNCAKSNSSESLHLNQPTTPGGNANQNSSSQPRTASIRSRPTSSRITAAELEELFQRQQGANGAASSMSSAMSPSHYGSTMQMNSSSHFPSGTISTKSHSTSPAKSGRVYASVAEMKRKGKSSRVRFFGGLGGGSELHRDFHSTPDLNVQAQIGVGGGAASLFPKGHRSQEDVNAALGRNGLPPPNHPPPPPPVGQVVKVNVGAPVPDVVTPASVYDNMAHIQQVKELAAATAENNYGVMSSFRPSNSAKLYASPEDMKTVGYRSLSLPSHSTRSQLRKSHSLRTPNGAGSAATFKPGPGNQLANGASQANGVATAATAGGNGNNNNQYAQPLKNGRSHSTVGIMRERKKKSSLTTSSSASNLSGVSGGNNPNGGASAPPIPEPDYSLSESENDEDLTDEGDESEIAKELEKAAQREKLESTRETSGNSNASAGSGSSSSSSGSGSLPHSFSVEEIQNVRKQLKTQQSLVEDGDNSSSGVSSDQDVPVGPPTGFDDTKARNNEANHHQHQHVHNQAHADKENNSVMVVSSGCAQKRASYGGSGLLTRHAVSLAQLPPPIEADAEEQGNDLFVPPPPEFNADGTPITGTGADELVFAPPPQFCDNGKIQPQQQQQQRVKIIGAIPKAQSNNNQVKPPSGRLHSQ